The DNA sequence AACTAGAGCGCTATGAGATAGGAGCGCGTGCTATGACGCAACAATGGGTCGATAGCGCTATGACGTAACAGTGGGGTTAAAGTCGCTATGACGACAAGGCCTGTGTTTTATCGGTGTGTTAATCCTTTAAAATCCACAGTGGTATGAATAAAAACGCATGATGtgaagtttacacatttattaaataaacaatttgaataacaattgaacacaattttatacagttaaacattaaaattgtcAGAATAAAGTCCACACAAGTTTTATCACACACCTTTATTCTTTCGGCTCAGCTTTCTCTTCTTTTTAGGGGGTTCTCCTTCACTCATCTCTTTACTCGTTTTCTTAGGGGGTGGTGGGTTCCACATCTCCGATGGGGTGTACTCTCTTATGACCGGAGGTTTTGTGCCGGGTACCTCACCAATCATAGCCATCAATTCGTCTTCATCTCTTGGGCAGTCGCTGATCCAGTGGCCTAATTTCCCACACTTGTAACAAGGGTCCTTTTCCACAGTTTTCTTGACTTTCTGGGGGCAATCTGGCGACCAATGTCCCGTTTCTCCACACGTAAAACAGGGGTTAGTGGCTGGGTCCTTCCTAGCTCTGGTGGTGAAGTCCTTATGGGTTCTGGTTGCTGCTAATTCCTCGATTTTTTTCATCAGCACCGCGGTGTGATTGGCGATTTCATCAGCCATCACGTTGATCCGGTTAATAACACCATCCAGTGTGGTCGTAATGATGGCGAAATCGGTCCTGCTCATGCGGGAATCTTCTCTACCGAAGGGTGGTTTATCGTATAATCCCAACTCTAGTCCCGTAGCATCCTGTGAATCGGGAAAATAGAAGCCTAATCCCGGGTCTGTCGGATTCTGGCTAGGGAGGAAATCCGAGGTCTCGGTCATCTTCACTTGTTGAGCAATGTAGTCTGGAGGCGAGAGATTGAAGCTCGAGGTCTGGTTCGGAGGCGAGAGATTGAAGCTCGAGGTCTGGGGCATCTTCACTGTTGAGCAATGTAGTCTTTCTGAGGCGGGAGATAGAAGCTCGAGGTCTTCCCCATTTCGGACTCCTGATCGACAGCCATAGCTTTCTTCAGAGGAATGTAGTCTTTCTGTGGCGCTATCTGGTTCTGTACCAtctgatctattttcttctgagCTTTGTCCACAAATTCTATTTGTTTCTGAGCCATGTCTTCTGGAAGGTGATTGAAGATCGAATGAGGACTGACACTTGGGCTCCGCTTTTATAGCCAGCAAAATGTCTAGACTATTCTGTCTCGTGGGGAGCACGTGGCTGCAGCATCTTTTCTGGAAAAACCGGTTTCATTTAGAACAtctcgcgaccagcgcgtgctagtgcactaattgaacttgaaaaaccGGTTTCATCTAGAACATCTCGtgaccagcgcgtgctagtgcacatTGATACACATTGACTTTAGTGCAatggaacttatattggtgtttaaaatagccctgaaaagggctgttttgtatgtgtgtgtgtgtttttaataATCTCTTGGGCCAAATTCGTAGGGATAATCTACATCATAAAAGTTATAACTGTGATCTGCTGAGGTAATGgcgttttctattttttgaGCTCTGCTACCTCGGAAATTCATCACGTTGATTGTTTCCAGCCAATAAATGTTTGCACAAAAAAGCTGCCGCCATGCACCGCCTCTGTTACGACGTTTTTTCAAACGCATGAATCCCGACACTTTTCTGGTTCCGTTAGACAGCGTGTAAAACTGGGCAATCATAAACTTATTACAGTATTGTCGCGGTAGCAATCTTCCAAATCTATCAGAATGGCATGTTCCGTTTCCCTCTCTTGCAAGACATATtcaaaacaccaatttttagatCTTCTCCTACGATTTCTCATTCGACGCATCTCTTTCAATTCTTCCCATACGTTGTTGTCCATGACTAGCAGTGTAATGCTCGAGAATGTTAGCGCGTGCTACTGTACAGCGCTCTATTGCATCATctttttttctggaaaaaccGGTTTCATCTAGAACATCTCGCGACCGgcgcgtgctagtgcactaATTGAACTTGAACAATCCTATTGTATCAAATCTAGAATATTCTCTGCACTCCAAGACCTTTTCCCTATTAATACGAATGTTTTCTTAACTTATTTATTCACTATGGGTGGAACTTCCAACACTAGGTTAGACGGTCATACTTGTATTATAGATTTTGtcaagattgttgaaaattcGTCTTGGTATAAATCTGCTAAATCTTATGTACAATCGGCGATACACGAGGTGGGGAGTCTTGACAGTTTTCAGAGGATTGGTAGATCGTTAGTTAAAGACACGAATCCTGGGCGATTGATCATGATCTATCTGTATGCTGAGGAACTGAAGAAAATCATCCCCGATCAAATCCGAGACATCGAGATCATTCTACAGGAATGTTTACAAGAAGGATTCATGGAAATGATCCGTTTTAACTAGTTTTCCTTCATTATCGAATCATGGCTGGAAGTGACAACATCGCAGAAAAAGCGGATACTTGTATTCATTTTagtcatttacaaatcatggCTGAAAGTGACAACATCGCAGAAAAAGCGCATAAGCATGCATTAGAATGGGTCGAGAGAATGCAAGACGATGTGGTGTTTCAATTTGCTAAAATATTTCTGATAGCGGGAGTGTTTCCATTGACTCTGGACCAATATACAGATCTACGGAACCAGGTGTACATCAATCTCTATAACGATGCGGGgttgatgttaatttatgtcGTGGGGGAAGAATTCAAGAAACGCATGCCAGAAAAAAGTCGCCGAGATTGAAAGTATAACCAAGGACTGGCTTCGAGAagtatacataaaatataaagAACTTTCACCAGTTTGATTTTTCATTGCGGGATCATGACTGCCAGGGATAACATCGAAAAAACATTTGTCCTACAGTGTATTGAGGAAATAGAAAACTTgccagattttcaaaaattgaaatcctatCTTCGTTCGGTATTATTTCCAATCACTTTAGACGAATATTGCTGGATATGCAGACATTTGCTCGAGAACCGTATCAACAGCGACGGATTGGTGTTGATTCATTTAGTAGCCGAGGAATTAAAGAGAACAAAGCCACACATCAGTGGCGTGATCGAGACCCTTCGAGTGCAGTATCTTCCtcacatgtacaacaaaatacaagaaaatgtgtAACTTTTAATCTGGACAATAATGAAGTGTATCTGTTACCCGAAGAAGACCGGAAAAGTATCTGGATGACTGTAGCCGCTGATCGTTATCGATTTCAACGCAGGATTCGAGAAATGAAAAAATGTTGGaccctattttaaaaagacatgtgtattggtgttgtgtgtgggagttatgtatttgaaatatgtgacatgaataaaattgtttaaacgAAAGCTGTGTTTTGTTGAGTCTCTCGGAGAAGGGTTTATTTGCTGAGGAATCCAGAAAATCCTAAAGGTAGAGTGAAAATCGaatcaaataaggtgttttCTATCGAATATACCTTATGAGATGTTGTTATGGATGTACATGgtcgagaaataaatttttaaagaggcgAAGAAGAAACATTGGACCTCGACTCGACCTCTTTGACCTTTGATTATTTATATACCATGcgacgtagcaaaataaaagTAAGTTTAACGAATTCCGCGCCCcagaatctatcagattaaatCCACCATGCACAGATatcgaatgtctagaaaaagaaaatgagaaaaaactctcttctcgaaagcacaaatccgccattttgacggccgccatcttggcttcgtctccgaagcgagggatgttttcgaggaggtccgtGCTCTCTCGTTATATACCGGCGCGctcgccagttcgcttcactggtgatccagcactgattttaagaagttataGAAGAAAGAAGATTATTGAAGAATGACTGAAGGAAGAAGAGACCCAATCTACAATTTTCAGACCTTGCCTGGATTTCGGTACCGGCTGGTAGTGGTGGCTGAGGAACGGGTAGGGGAGAATTGGGTCGTGCGTTCTCAGAACGACCTGAGCACCTTCTCCCCTTTCGACCGCAGTGGGGCCCGTGAGATCATCGACCGAGTGCGGCAAGAGTATGAAGGGAGGAGTCGCCGCCGCACCGCTCGGATGTCTACGGCTACAAGACCACGCCGACGGGCCCCACAGCCACCCTCACCACCCCCACCTTACTCCCCGGCGACGCCTACAGCACCACCACCAACGATCCCATCGGCACCGGAGGAATACAGTCCGGTGCCGATGAACGAGTCGCCAGCGTCGCCGGTGGAGTATTCACCGAGGTCACCGTCCCCGGCGCCACCTCCAAGCCCGGGCCAGAGTCCGTCGCTGTTGGTCCCAGACACGCCGCCACCATCACCACCAAGACCAGCAGCCCCGGCAAGACCCCCACCACCTACCATCCGGTCTGCAGGGAGGACTCCGCCACCGAGACCAGCCCACGCACCTGTGGCAAGTCATCCCCCAAGGAACCACCCTATGACTGTCCCTGGCTGGGCAGATAGGGCGGTTCCTATCTGGTTTAAGTGCCCTGTCTGCTGGCAAGACAGGGTACACTCCGGTATTACGTGCGGGGGATGTGGGCAGCGCCCAGCTTGCTGCATGTGTGTGGAGCGTATAGAAGAGAGGAAACACACCCGGGGACGGTGCCCGTTATGTCGATTTACCGGAGCCAGGCATTGATCAAAAAGTCGGTCTTAGGACCAAACGGCCCTTTTTAGGGCCACCCCACATGTTACGAAAAGATGCTTTTATGGCAATGATTGAGAAACAAAAAATACACCAGTTGCACtttattaacaaatacatgttttaatgacaaTATACACTTGTTGATCATACCTATAAGCAAAGTCTTGAATACATTGTCTGTAATGAGTCCAATTTCCTCCCGCTAAGCCAAAGGCAATCTTATAAGGGAAGGCTAAAGTCTTGTACGATAATGTGCCCAATTCACgtaaacattgttgaaaccaTAGTTCTCGCTGTTCGGGTGTATCTCGATAGCGGGGAATACGTTGAGTTCCTTTTCCGTAATCCCACTGGGCTAAGAAACAAATCACATCAGGATCGCTAGCATTTGATAAGATGCGTAACGTGCCAAGCATTCCTCGATCAACTTCTATGGCTAGATTTCTATGGCCTAAGGGTCTCCGAGTAGCATACAAGTTACCCCACGGATATTTGTCAGCAATACTTTGACTTCATCCATGAGGTTTTACCGTTAAACAAttacattgttgtacaataCCATCGACTTTCATAGTGAGTAAATCTCCCTGCACATAAGTCACACTCATGATGTGAATGATGCGTGTCGAGGGTACAGCTTTCGTTTTTATAAGTCACATTCACCCGGTGTGTTTGTTGAGTGTCAATCATGGGGTTTCTTTGTCAAAGGTTCGGGGGCCTATCGAAAGTGGGATTAAAATAGGATGAAATAGGTTTTTCTCTATCGATCTAACTATCATTGAGGTTTCTACTGCCTCACAGACGTGAGAAATGAATCATTAAAGAGGTCGAGAAGAAACATCGAGCCTCGACTCGAGCTCTTTGACCtctgtttctttgaaaactatgcgacgtagcaaaataaaaataagtttaacgaATTCCGCGCCCTagaatctatcagattaaatCTACCATGCACAGACATCGATTgtctagaaaaagaaaatgagaaaaaactctctTCTCGAAAGCACAAATCAGCCATTTTGACGACCGCCATCttggcttcgtctccgaagcgagggatgttttcgaggaggtccgcgctttcctgatatataccggcgcgctcgccagttcgcttcactggtgatcCAGCACTGTTGTAGAAGATTGAAGAAAGAAGAATTGAAGATGAGTCAAGTACCGAGTCCGCCCATCACGAACCACAACGTGGTCCCGGAGGATCAGCGCGAGGACTGGGATGCAGAACTTCGCCTGGTGGAGCGACCCCCGGGGCGCATTGTGTTCCGGCCAGATGGGGAGTTTGAGTGGCACTTCTTCTATGAAGGAGTGCCAGATGCCCCCAAGAAGCCATTGAAGAGGCGCCACCGAAACAAGAAGGCAAAGAAATAAGGGGTTTACCCCTTACACCCccggcccttttcagggccacaCACATCTTATGAAAAGAGGTTGTTGATCACAATGGTTGAGAGAAACAAAAACTAACACCAGTtgcacttttattttttattaagaaacTCGATAAAGTTACACAATGTTGATAGTTAATAACTTGCCGTGTTCTTCATAGTCTCCCGTCATGTAACATAGTCTTTCGGATGCGAGACTATTCTCATATGCTTTCCAACAACATAGGGGATGAACGAAATACCTCATGTTACGCTTCGTTCTCCAGtgtttcatttgaattaatCCTCTTAACGTTTGTTGATCTCGGGTCATGATCAAATACTGGTATTCACTCTGAACGATTTTAGCGATATCCTCCGGTCCTGCATTGTCTAAGATAAAAGTCCATGCCATACTTTGAGGAGTTTCTCTCACTAGTTTGACTCTTCTATAAACAGGCACGTAATCCATGTCTAAGTAGACTGATTTTTTATTGTGGCAAACCTGTCTTATATAGGTACACACaacacagatttttttttaaatttttattttgtaaacaattaaacatttgaacaattaaacatttgaacaattACATCAGTGACAAGTTAGTACCATGACATTGACAACTTTGTCCTTTATGGGTTCTAGGTTTACGAAATGTCTCTTTAAACCATTGGGCTACATAACGATCTCGTTGTAACGCCGTGCCTTTCCAAGGAAGTAACCAATCTTGAACCGTTTTTCTTTTACGATGGCGTTGATGTagataatacacacaatattgtCCACAGACATCCGTGTTCAACGCTTGATAAGAATTCGTGTTATGAATTCAAGTGTCTCCGTGGCGTCGCATAAACGCTTTGATTTCTTGATGCATCGGGGGTAATccgtaagaatcaaaatattctatgATGGGGCTGTTCAAATACAAACACACCCAGTGGGCTCCGGGGCGATGATGAGGGTCTGTATTGATCACGATCGCTTTTGGGTGGGGTAAGATCTCCGGTAATACATCTCTAGGATACACACCTCCAAACGCAGGGCCTAAATCTCGAGATAAGACGTCTCTCAATTGATACGTGTCCATCAGTAATCGATGCTGACTTCtcgttgtttgttgatttctagCAAATTGTCAAAGACGGCATACACCACGCAGTTTAAGGTCGTCGCTATGCTGTCGGCAAATTGTACTTCTACTCTCAGGTTCCCCGtctgtatgagatgaaatttatccgtCTGAGCTTCTTGATCTTTGGTGAAATCCATACACCATAGGGTGTAACCGTTTTTATACTCTTCCAGAGTAATGTCCGGAGCCCAATCTTGCCCTAATTTTCCTAATCCTTTGTACAGACTTAAATACGATCTCAGATACTGATCGGCCGTGAAATTCGGTTCCAGGGGACGAGTTTCCATCATGTCTCCATTGATACTGACTTCTAATTTTTTGATTTTCTGATTTTGGAAATTAAACGGATTTTTAGCATCATCCCCGTTAAAGGCGGCGTTTTCCACAAACCCCAAGAGGATGAGTTTGGGCATCTGGCCTTGGAATAGGTGATCGGTGATTTTCGATTGGGTCCCGGTGGGGATCGTGAACGTTTTCACTTCCATTCTTCTCAATGGGTATTTAGCTGTTTGAGTACTCAGCTGTTGATTGATCAGATTGATGATCGTTGGAGTCGGTTTGACTTTTCTCACCCACAACACCATACTTTGAATGGCTACTTTCCCACTACTTCCGGCATCGGTCATCATGTAGAATTGAGGTCTGGCACGATTGAATCGGAGACGTACGTCTACTCCGTTCGGCAGACATTTCTCTTGCTgaaacaaatccagatgtaAACGGTCCATCAAGACAATTTCCTTACTGTTATTTATTTTGTGGTGACGTTTTCTCAATCCCACATTCTGAGAATCGTCGGGATATATTGGGGTGGGTAGCATTGCATTGATGGTGACTTTATCACCAACTACGGTAAAATCCTTTGGAAGTTGAACCAGACCAGAATACTCTCGATCTTCCATTTGACCGGCGGTATCTTTTTCCCACAAGGTACAGGCTCTCATCTGAGTTTTCAGAGTTTTGGGGTATAAGACAGTAATTTTTCCAAGTAGGCTTTGTACGGATAAGTATCCGTTCCGGGGGTAATGACTTTGCCATTGAGACTCACATCGATTTCACTGAATAAggaatgtaagatgttattgaCCGGGGTGGAAGTAGAACCCGCTCCCGTGAGAGCCGTCCCGTCTGCTTTGGTGAATTTACAGACCATCTGGAGATACGATTGAgataaatccagatattcatctccttgacctttgatttcaaattcaatgggaGCCGTATCCGAATTTAACGTACTGGAAATCGGGTAATATTCCATCCATTTAGAGTCTTCTAAAGTGACGTTTGTCGGGGGAACTTTAAACAGTTCCAAACTGTCGGTCCCACACGCGCAGGATTCTCTGTGCATCATTTTTGAACGATGTGTTACTGATCGTTGTTAGGAATCAAATGGGTTCACCCCTCCCCCACATCTCCTTTTTATAGGTTCAGTCGAAAATGTCGAGATATCGTTTCTTCTTACCCCGGACCGGTGCATGGGGCTTTCTTTTACGCGGTCCTCCTAAGAGACGTTGTTGAGAGGGGGTCTTGGACTGTCTCTTACGATGTCCTCGTGCACCGGCCTGTCTTTTACGGGGTCCCCCTCTTGCTAAGAGACGATGTTTGGCCATACCGGCTGTATTCTTAGCGGCTCGTATACCATGTGTCTTAAGAGCGTCTTTGAGAGATCtcttattttctaaaacatctAACCCCGTTTTTGCGGCGGCCGTCAAAGCTTGTTTAGCACCCGTTTTGAGTAAATCGGTAAAAAAGCCTTTTCCTCtctgttttcttcttttctttctccTCATAGTGGTTGCTAACGCCTGCCTTCCGTGAGTTCTGAGTGCTTGTTTGAGAGATCGTTTATTTTCTAAGACATCTAACCCCGTCCGGTACCCGGCTTTCATGGATTGTCGTGCTCCTCGTTTCACCATCCCCGCTAAAACACTGTCCCCTTGACGGGATcttaatttttgttgaattCTCGGCATGGCCATACGACCCGTATTTTTGATGGCTTGTACTCCGTGTGTCTTGATGGCATCTTTGAGAGACCGTTTATTTTCTAAGACATCTAACCCCGTTTTAGCGACTGCTGATAAAGCACTTTTAGCTCCCGATTTGAGCAAATCGGTGAATAAACCTTTTCCCCATTGCGTGGGGTTAACCTTTTTGAGGAAATCGATGTAACCTTTCCCCCCTTGTGGTGGCGGTACTATATTGGGCAAGAGAAATCCTCCGATGACTTTACCGGCCGTGTTAACAAGGCCACGAGCAAAATTCTTGGACCAATCTCCAAAATATCCATCGCCTGTTTGTGGTGCGGGGCTCCCTCCCAGTAACCCTCCAACGACCTGACCGATCAATGGAGCCGCTAGTTTACCGACTGTTTTTAAGAGACTACCCCACCCATGACCCCGCTGGTGTAATAAACCTCGTTGATACTGCATCTTTGTCAAGACTGACCCC is a window from the Ostrea edulis chromosome 5, xbOstEdul1.1, whole genome shotgun sequence genome containing:
- the LOC130054964 gene encoding uncharacterized protein LOC130054964, with amino-acid sequence MTEGRRDPIYNFQTLPGFRYRLVVVAEERVGENWVVRSQNDLSTFSPFDRSGAREIIDRVRQEYEGRSRRRTARMSTATRPRRRAPQPPSPPPPYSPATPTAPPPTIPSAPEEYSPVPMNESPASPVEYSPRSPSPAPPPSPGQSPSLLVPDTPPPSPPRPAAPARPPPPTIRSAGRTPPPRPAHAPVASHPPRNHPMTVPGWADRAVPIWFKCPVCWQDRVHSGITCGGCGQRPACCMCVERIEERKHTRGRCPLCRFTGARH